The following coding sequences lie in one Kitasatospora azatica KCTC 9699 genomic window:
- a CDS encoding polysaccharide deacetylase family protein has protein sequence MTGLARRSLLRTLAAAAILGPTGSACASHSRSGLATARGSTPAASASSTPSFGIASSASSTGSAAPFQISSGPVGSPRVALTFHGQGDADLATALLREAESAGARITVLAVGAWLDDQPRTARRILDGGHELGNHTMHHLDISALPADRALAEITDCADRLTRLTGSPGRWFRPSQAKDCTPMVAAQARLAGYGHCLGYGLDSLDSTDPGPEAVTRTVLDAVRPGSVVSLHLGHPGTVTALPAILDGLRARSLQPVTMSELLT, from the coding sequence GTGACAGGCCTCGCACGCCGGTCCCTGCTGCGGACGCTGGCCGCAGCCGCCATCCTCGGGCCGACCGGCAGCGCGTGCGCCTCCCACTCCCGCTCCGGGCTCGCAACTGCCCGCGGCAGCACGCCAGCCGCCAGCGCCTCGTCGACGCCAAGCTTCGGAATCGCCAGCAGCGCGTCCAGCACCGGCTCAGCCGCCCCGTTCCAGATCAGCTCGGGCCCCGTCGGCTCGCCCCGCGTCGCCCTGACCTTCCACGGTCAGGGCGACGCAGATCTCGCGACCGCGCTGCTGCGCGAGGCCGAGTCGGCAGGTGCACGGATCACGGTCCTGGCGGTGGGCGCATGGCTGGACGACCAGCCCCGCACTGCCCGGCGGATCCTCGACGGCGGCCACGAACTGGGCAACCACACCATGCACCACCTCGACATCTCCGCCCTGCCCGCAGATCGCGCCCTCGCCGAGATCACCGACTGCGCCGACCGCCTCACACGCCTGACCGGCTCACCCGGCCGCTGGTTCCGCCCCTCCCAGGCGAAGGACTGCACCCCCATGGTGGCCGCCCAGGCCCGCCTCGCCGGCTACGGGCACTGCCTGGGCTACGGCCTGGACTCTCTCGACTCCACCGACCCCGGCCCCGAAGCCGTCACCCGCACGGTGCTGGACGCGGTCCGGCCCGGCTCGGTGGTCAGCCTGCACCTCGGACACCCGGGCACCGTGACCGCGCTGCCCGCGATCCTCGACGGCCTCCGCGCCCGCTCCCTCCAACCCGTCACGATGTCGGAGCTCCTCACCTGA
- a CDS encoding YncE family protein: MPTHRPARRTLLTALALLLAPTCLLLPTACSTPSATTAQTSAAPAPANAARPAAASPSTDPNLLPGMPPPLDPHDLYAADRPGQLADTVRRFPSRVYVPNTESDTVTVIDPATYQVLDTLHVDHQPQHVVPSWDLKTLWVNNDLGNTLTPIDPATGKPGAPVDVHDPYNLYFTPDGKYAVVMASADHQLVFRDAHTMAVVKAVPVDCAGVNHADFSPDGRYFIVSCEFSGDLLKVDTAAMTVTAQQKIPLDGAMPQDVKISPDGRTWYIADMKADGVWILNGDTFAPPTLLPTGKGAHGLYVSRDSKSLYISNRGEGSISLLDFATGHLSAKWQLPDGGSPDMGGVSADGNVLWLSGRYNAEVYAISTADGHLLARIKVGAGPHGLCVYPQPGRYSLGHTGVFR; the protein is encoded by the coding sequence ATGCCCACTCACCGTCCTGCCCGCCGGACCCTCCTGACCGCACTCGCCCTCCTGCTCGCCCCCACCTGCCTCCTGCTACCCACAGCCTGCTCCACTCCCTCGGCCACGACAGCCCAGACCAGCGCCGCGCCCGCGCCGGCCAATGCCGCCCGGCCCGCTGCCGCATCGCCATCAACCGACCCCAACCTGCTGCCGGGCATGCCACCGCCGCTGGACCCGCACGACCTGTACGCCGCCGACCGCCCCGGCCAACTGGCCGATACCGTCCGCCGGTTCCCCTCCCGGGTCTACGTACCGAACACCGAGTCCGACACCGTCACCGTCATCGACCCCGCCACCTACCAGGTCCTCGACACTCTCCACGTCGACCACCAACCCCAGCACGTCGTCCCCTCCTGGGACTTGAAGACCCTGTGGGTCAACAACGACCTCGGCAACACCCTCACCCCCATCGACCCCGCCACCGGCAAGCCCGGCGCTCCTGTCGACGTGCACGACCCCTACAACCTCTACTTCACCCCCGACGGCAAGTACGCCGTCGTCATGGCCTCCGCCGACCACCAGCTGGTCTTCCGCGACGCCCACACCATGGCCGTCGTCAAAGCGGTCCCGGTCGACTGCGCCGGCGTCAACCACGCCGACTTCTCGCCCGACGGCCGCTACTTCATCGTCTCCTGCGAGTTCTCCGGCGACCTCCTCAAGGTCGACACCGCCGCCATGACCGTCACCGCCCAGCAGAAGATCCCCCTCGACGGCGCCATGCCCCAGGACGTCAAGATCTCCCCCGACGGACGCACCTGGTACATCGCCGACATGAAGGCCGACGGCGTCTGGATCCTCAACGGCGACACCTTCGCCCCACCCACCCTGTTGCCCACCGGCAAGGGCGCCCACGGCCTCTACGTCAGCCGCGACTCCAAGAGCCTCTACATCTCCAACCGCGGCGAAGGCTCCATCTCCCTCCTCGACTTCGCCACCGGCCACCTGAGCGCCAAGTGGCAACTGCCCGACGGAGGCAGCCCCGACATGGGCGGCGTCTCGGCCGACGGCAACGTGCTGTGGCTCAGCGGCCGCTACAACGCCGAGGTCTACGCCATCTCCACCGCCGACGGCCACCTCCTGGCCCGCATCAAGGTCGGCGCCGGCCCCCACGGCCTGTGCGTCTACCCCCAGCCCGGCCGCTACTCCCTCGGCCACACCGGTGTCTTCCGCTGA
- a CDS encoding APC family permease, translated as MLFFAFAFAVIADPVSSVAYAIEAALRALHGDLALLLPTMALVIGLVVLVTANYWQLVRRFPKGGGAAAAAGRAFGARWTFLPIGALVVDFVLTIGISIAAASSAAIALFPGLAPVRIPLALGLLVVVAGLTWFGHGGRLLFAGMTVLFVVVSVAVLVLGFNSPHALGAAPTSTAPGHSAALAVVLAFPVAMALATGIEAPSTAIAQLGQLDDTHRRRFGRGTLALLLVIVGGLTLALTALAVRLHVGLPGTDSTQIADIAHAAAGPGWLYGAFQLTSSLLLLAAASSSFQAGPGLLKALAGTSTNPGVLPPVLGRVNKHHTPYWSVVVYLGAAAVIIVAAAGKEQELVLFYAVSVFVSFLVGLLAMARFARTERKPALAAVNALAAAAVAFTLLVNLLRGWPMLSLAATVLIGAVLYGLWVRAGSPSGIEDVERQAEAG; from the coding sequence GTGCTGTTCTTCGCGTTCGCCTTCGCGGTGATCGCCGATCCGGTCTCCTCGGTCGCTTACGCGATCGAGGCGGCGCTGCGTGCGCTGCACGGTGACCTTGCGCTGCTGCTTCCCACGATGGCTCTGGTGATCGGCCTGGTGGTGCTGGTGACGGCGAACTACTGGCAGCTGGTGCGGCGCTTCCCCAAGGGTGGCGGTGCGGCCGCTGCGGCGGGGCGCGCGTTCGGTGCGCGGTGGACGTTCCTGCCGATCGGCGCGTTGGTGGTGGACTTCGTCCTGACCATCGGGATCTCGATCGCGGCCGCGTCCAGTGCGGCCATCGCCCTGTTCCCGGGACTGGCGCCGGTACGGATACCGCTGGCACTGGGGCTACTGGTGGTCGTGGCGGGGCTGACCTGGTTCGGCCACGGCGGGCGACTGCTGTTTGCCGGGATGACGGTCCTCTTCGTGGTGGTCTCCGTCGCGGTTCTGGTTCTGGGCTTCAACTCCCCTCACGCCCTGGGCGCGGCGCCGACCAGCACGGCACCCGGGCATTCGGCCGCCCTGGCGGTGGTACTGGCGTTCCCGGTCGCGATGGCACTGGCCACCGGCATCGAAGCGCCGTCCACGGCGATCGCCCAGCTCGGCCAGCTCGACGACACCCACCGGCGCCGCTTCGGGCGCGGCACGCTCGCGCTGCTGCTGGTGATCGTCGGCGGCCTCACGCTGGCGCTGACCGCGCTGGCGGTGCGCCTGCACGTCGGTCTGCCGGGCACCGACTCCACCCAGATCGCGGACATCGCGCACGCCGCCGCCGGGCCGGGCTGGCTCTACGGGGCGTTCCAGCTGACGAGCTCGCTGCTGCTGCTGGCCGCGGCCAGTTCCTCCTTCCAGGCCGGCCCCGGGCTGCTGAAGGCGCTGGCCGGAACGAGCACCAATCCGGGTGTGCTGCCTCCCGTGCTGGGCCGGGTGAACAAGCACCACACCCCGTACTGGTCGGTGGTGGTGTACCTGGGCGCAGCGGCGGTGATCATCGTGGCGGCGGCCGGCAAGGAGCAGGAGCTGGTGCTGTTCTACGCGGTCTCGGTGTTCGTGAGCTTCCTGGTGGGCCTGCTGGCGATGGCCCGCTTCGCCCGTACCGAGCGCAAGCCCGCGCTCGCGGCCGTCAACGCCCTCGCGGCGGCGGCGGTCGCGTTCACCCTGCTGGTCAACCTGCTGCGCGGCTGGCCGATGCTCTCGCTGGCGGCGACCGTATTGATCGGCGCCGTCTTGTACGGGCTGTGGGTGCGGGCGGGCAGCCCGAGCGGCATCGAGGATGTGGAGCGGCAGGCCGAGGCCGGATGA
- a CDS encoding Na+/H+ antiporter: protein MRAVGIVLFLVVLATAVATFARRWRIPAPSLLVLAGLAVALIPGVPALHIPPQTIALVVLPPLLYASAEELSLRDLRTVWKPVTILAFGLVFASAAAVGFVAVAVTGLPPAMAFVLGAVLASTDPVAVTALGRRLALPGRVQVLVQAESLFNDATSLVLFKVAVGIAVATGAAVSLPAAGAEFLLLGGGGSIIGAAVAGLVWLIRRRTTDPVLETVIALVTPYAAYVLAESAHTSGITSVVVAGVLLGRSGRRLTDAHIRLQLHAVYAVVVFLLESVVFSIVGLELPALVRDLPKGTGWWPLQALTLAAVLIAVRVLSTLPLTRAVKPSRGRMSWRVAGVVTWAGTRGVMPLAAALSIPLVANGGSPLPGRALVLVLTTAVVVFTLVVQGLSLAAVVNRSGLALEPEHTAREEADARDAINRAALAHVDDLASLETMPEPVIDRVRRALNARLDHSIESPDGSTMEATYRELRHEVIAVQSTELHRLYDEHRISDATRRSLQHDLDREEAALGNR, encoded by the coding sequence ATGCGCGCCGTGGGAATCGTCCTCTTCCTGGTGGTCCTGGCCACCGCCGTGGCCACCTTCGCCCGCCGCTGGCGCATCCCCGCCCCATCACTGCTGGTCCTCGCCGGCCTCGCCGTGGCACTGATACCCGGCGTGCCCGCGCTGCACATCCCGCCGCAGACGATCGCGCTGGTCGTGCTGCCCCCACTGCTGTACGCCTCCGCCGAGGAGCTCTCGCTGCGCGACCTGCGCACGGTCTGGAAGCCGGTCACGATCCTCGCGTTCGGCCTGGTCTTCGCCTCGGCTGCGGCGGTGGGCTTCGTGGCGGTCGCGGTGACCGGTCTGCCGCCCGCGATGGCGTTCGTCCTCGGCGCCGTGCTCGCCTCCACCGACCCGGTGGCCGTCACCGCGCTGGGCCGCCGGCTCGCGCTGCCGGGGCGGGTCCAGGTCCTCGTGCAGGCGGAGAGCCTGTTCAACGACGCGACCTCGCTGGTGCTGTTCAAGGTCGCCGTCGGCATCGCGGTGGCCACCGGGGCTGCGGTGAGCCTGCCCGCGGCAGGCGCGGAGTTCCTGCTGCTCGGAGGTGGCGGCAGCATCATCGGCGCGGCGGTCGCGGGCCTGGTGTGGCTGATCCGCCGCCGCACCACCGACCCGGTGCTGGAGACCGTGATCGCCCTGGTCACCCCGTACGCGGCCTACGTGCTGGCGGAGTCCGCGCACACCTCTGGCATCACCTCGGTCGTCGTCGCCGGCGTCCTGCTCGGGCGCTCCGGGCGCCGTCTCACCGACGCCCACATCCGCCTCCAACTGCATGCCGTGTACGCGGTCGTGGTGTTCCTGCTGGAGAGCGTCGTGTTCAGCATCGTCGGCCTGGAGCTGCCCGCGCTGGTGCGCGACCTGCCCAAGGGCACCGGCTGGTGGCCGCTACAGGCCCTGACCCTGGCAGCCGTGCTGATCGCCGTCCGCGTGCTGTCGACCTTGCCGCTGACCCGGGCGGTGAAGCCCTCCCGCGGCCGGATGTCCTGGCGGGTGGCGGGGGTGGTGACCTGGGCAGGCACCCGCGGCGTGATGCCGCTGGCCGCCGCCCTGTCGATCCCCCTCGTGGCGAACGGCGGCAGCCCGCTGCCCGGACGTGCCCTGGTGCTGGTCCTCACCACGGCGGTCGTGGTGTTCACCCTGGTCGTCCAGGGACTGAGCCTGGCGGCCGTGGTCAACCGCTCCGGGCTGGCCCTGGAACCCGAGCACACCGCCCGCGAGGAGGCGGATGCCCGCGACGCCATCAACCGTGCCGCGCTCGCCCATGTCGACGACCTCGCCTCCCTGGAGACGATGCCCGAGCCGGTCATCGACCGCGTCCGGCGCGCCCTGAACGCCCGGCTCGACCACAGCATCGAAAGCCCGGACGGCAGCACCATGGAGGCCACCTACCGCGAGCTGCGGCACGAGGTGATCGCCGTCCAGAGCACGGAGCTGCACCGCCTGTACGACGAGCACCGGATCAGCGACGCCACGCGCAGGAGCCTGCAGCACGACCTCGACCGGGAGGAAGCCGCGCTCGGCAACCGCTGA
- a CDS encoding class I SAM-dependent methyltransferase, whose product MAPATSAEIARSAGLDERYVREWLGAMVVGGFVDYQPEQATYHLPPEHAAALTRSAGPDNLARIAQDIGMCGEVEQRVLEAFRTGDGVPYSAYPRFQALQAEESGEVYDLALVDGIVALVPGLTERLRAGIDALDIGTGQGHAVNVLAKAFPASRFHGLDMSEDGVAAGRAEAAELGLTNTDFRVGDCAELTGSYDLITAFDVIHDLARPARTLAAVAGALKDDGVFLMGDISASSRLEENLEHPLGPALYTFSTFYCMSVSLSEGGEGLGTVWGEQTALRMLGEAGFSRIDTQRVEGDILNVYYVAQR is encoded by the coding sequence ATGGCGCCGGCCACCAGCGCGGAGATCGCACGGTCCGCCGGGCTGGACGAGCGCTACGTCCGCGAGTGGCTGGGCGCGATGGTGGTCGGCGGCTTCGTCGACTACCAGCCCGAGCAGGCCACCTACCACTTGCCACCCGAGCACGCCGCGGCGCTCACCAGGTCGGCCGGGCCGGACAACCTGGCACGGATCGCCCAGGACATCGGCATGTGCGGGGAGGTCGAGCAGCGGGTGCTCGAAGCCTTCCGCACCGGAGACGGTGTGCCGTACTCGGCGTACCCGCGCTTCCAGGCCCTGCAGGCGGAGGAGTCCGGGGAGGTCTACGACCTGGCCCTGGTGGACGGCATCGTCGCGCTGGTGCCCGGCCTCACCGAGCGCCTGCGGGCAGGCATCGACGCGCTGGACATCGGCACCGGCCAGGGCCACGCCGTCAACGTCCTGGCCAAGGCCTTCCCCGCCAGCCGCTTCCACGGGCTCGACATGTCCGAGGACGGCGTCGCGGCCGGTCGCGCCGAGGCCGCCGAACTCGGCCTGACCAACACCGACTTCCGGGTCGGCGACTGCGCCGAGCTGACCGGCTCCTACGACCTGATCACCGCCTTCGACGTCATCCACGACCTGGCCCGGCCCGCCCGCACCCTCGCGGCCGTCGCCGGCGCGCTGAAGGACGACGGCGTCTTCCTGATGGGCGACATCTCCGCCTCCAGTCGTTTGGAGGAGAACCTCGAACACCCGCTCGGGCCCGCGCTCTACACCTTCTCAACCTTCTACTGTATGAGCGTCTCGCTCAGCGAGGGCGGCGAGGGCCTGGGCACCGTCTGGGGTGAGCAGACCGCCCTGCGGATGCTCGGCGAGGCAGGCTTCAGCCGGATCGACACCCAGCGGGTCGAGGGCGACATCCTCAACGTGTACTACGTCGCGCAGCGCTGA
- a CDS encoding maleylpyruvate isomerase family mycothiol-dependent enzyme translates to MPDTTADPDRRTADAGPAGRGGRGQIAPAERGLRAVQQTVLRSFATTGTPPEVADLQRAAEPFGLPAAQAPRSCGESRAAGGRYLGAVDYLVELRRELDAFGAALDGDLSAPVEHCGGWRLVDLAVHMGAGNLWVVAAVREGHGDGYDEGAAPRDRDGLKAWYAETADALVQALSVDSSMGAWTFFPPHTVGFWRRRRSQETLMHRWDAEHALGSATPMDAALAADGVAEVFDTMAPRMISKGAATHPEQAVRITATDSGRCWTYGPGEPIAEVAGTAEDLLLMLWGRKPRDTGSVTWTGDREAGLGVLAGPLVP, encoded by the coding sequence GTGCCGGACACCACCGCCGACCCCGATCGGCGGACCGCGGATGCCGGCCCTGCCGGTCGAGGCGGCCGGGGCCAAATCGCACCCGCCGAGCGCGGGCTGCGGGCGGTGCAGCAGACCGTGCTGCGGTCCTTCGCCACCACCGGCACCCCGCCCGAGGTCGCTGATCTGCAGCGGGCCGCCGAACCCTTCGGCCTACCGGCCGCGCAGGCGCCCCGTTCGTGCGGCGAGTCCCGTGCAGCTGGTGGGCGGTATCTTGGCGCCGTGGACTACCTGGTTGAGCTTCGGCGTGAACTGGATGCGTTCGGCGCCGCGTTGGATGGTGATCTGTCGGCTCCGGTCGAGCACTGCGGCGGTTGGAGGTTGGTGGATCTGGCCGTGCACATGGGAGCGGGGAACCTGTGGGTCGTCGCGGCGGTGCGGGAGGGGCACGGCGACGGCTATGACGAGGGTGCCGCACCCCGTGACCGGGATGGTCTCAAGGCCTGGTACGCCGAGACGGCGGACGCGCTCGTGCAGGCCCTGTCGGTTGATTCCTCGATGGGGGCGTGGACGTTCTTCCCGCCGCACACGGTCGGTTTCTGGCGTCGGCGCCGCAGCCAGGAGACGCTGATGCACCGGTGGGACGCCGAGCACGCGCTCGGCTCGGCGACGCCGATGGATGCGGCGCTCGCCGCCGACGGTGTCGCCGAGGTCTTCGACACCATGGCGCCCCGCATGATCTCCAAGGGGGCCGCCACCCATCCAGAGCAGGCCGTGCGGATCACCGCCACCGACTCCGGCCGCTGCTGGACTTACGGGCCCGGTGAGCCGATCGCGGAGGTCGCGGGCACTGCCGAGGACCTGCTGCTGATGTTGTGGGGGCGCAAGCCGCGCGATACCGGATCAGTGACCTGGACCGGGGACCGTGAGGCGGGGTTGGGTGTGCTGGCCGGGCCGCTGGTCCCCTGA
- a CDS encoding MerR family DNA-binding transcriptional regulator gives MRIGALAATTHTTTKTLRFYEQAGLLDLPPRTPGGYRDYPPTATTRVAFIRTAQAPVRVAPQSRPSP, from the coding sequence ATGCGCATCGGAGCCCTCGCCGCAACCACCCACACCACCACCAAAACCCTGCGCTTCTACGAGCAGGCCGGCCTGCTGGACCTGCCCCCGCGTACCCCGGGCGGCTACCGCGACTACCCGCCGACCGCCACCACCCGCGTCGCCTTCATCCGCACCGCCCAGGCACCCGTCCGGGTCGCGCCGCAGAGCCGGCCGTCACCCTGA
- a CDS encoding carboxymuconolactone decarboxylase family protein — MSTAHFPLHDETTAPEAARPHLESARRRMGFITTLNAVMATSPELLAGYNALAEQFMKSSLPARAKHVVLITASVENGCAYCVAAHSTLALRSGLEADEVTALRNANPLRDRALEAVRRFTRVMVAERGWAPQEEVDAFIAAGFTERQVLDVVLGIGMKTLSNYTNHIAHTPLDPAWQQQEWTPDR; from the coding sequence GTGAGCACCGCGCACTTCCCCCTGCACGACGAGACCACCGCTCCCGAAGCGGCCCGCCCCCACCTGGAATCCGCCAGGCGCAGGATGGGCTTCATCACCACCCTCAACGCCGTCATGGCCACCTCGCCCGAACTCCTCGCCGGATACAACGCCCTGGCCGAGCAGTTCATGAAGTCCTCCCTGCCCGCCCGCGCCAAGCACGTCGTGCTCATCACCGCGAGCGTCGAGAACGGCTGCGCTTACTGCGTGGCCGCCCACTCCACCCTCGCGCTGCGCTCCGGGCTCGAAGCCGACGAGGTGACGGCGCTGCGCAACGCGAATCCCCTGCGGGACCGGGCGCTGGAGGCGGTTCGTCGATTCACGCGGGTGATGGTCGCCGAGCGCGGCTGGGCGCCGCAGGAGGAGGTGGACGCGTTCATCGCCGCTGGGTTCACCGAGCGGCAGGTGCTGGACGTCGTACTCGGCATCGGCATGAAGACGCTGTCCAACTACACCAACCACATCGCCCACACACCCCTCGACCCGGCCTGGCAGCAGCAGGAGTGGACCCCCGACCGCTGA
- a CDS encoding TetR/AcrR family transcriptional regulator yields the protein MADVKHFDPDIALDSAQQLFWRRGAAEVGIADVVTATGLSRSSLYATFGGKQQLYLAALERYIQQGSAPMLRQLSEDDRGLPAVAAFFARLVSIRCTGPRARWGCMIANAHAAGEGGDAQVATLLERHHALLVGALRAALERAGELGQLRPGAEPADLADVMVLLAYGVNLRSRSGADTAALQRPIAAFLASISVNTPTKEPL from the coding sequence ATGGCGGACGTGAAGCACTTTGATCCCGATATCGCGCTCGACAGTGCCCAGCAGCTGTTCTGGCGGCGCGGGGCGGCCGAGGTCGGCATCGCCGACGTGGTCACGGCCACCGGGCTCAGCCGCTCGAGCCTGTACGCCACGTTCGGCGGTAAGCAGCAGCTCTACCTCGCCGCGCTGGAGCGCTACATCCAGCAGGGATCGGCCCCAATGCTTCGCCAACTATCAGAGGACGACCGCGGCTTGCCTGCAGTCGCGGCCTTCTTCGCCCGACTGGTGAGCATCCGCTGCACCGGTCCGCGGGCACGCTGGGGCTGCATGATCGCCAACGCCCATGCCGCCGGCGAAGGCGGCGACGCACAGGTCGCGACCCTCCTGGAACGCCACCACGCCCTGCTCGTCGGCGCGCTGCGTGCAGCGCTGGAACGGGCCGGGGAGCTGGGCCAACTGCGGCCCGGCGCCGAACCCGCCGACTTGGCGGACGTGATGGTCCTGCTCGCCTACGGGGTGAACCTGCGCTCCCGTTCCGGCGCCGACACCGCTGCGCTGCAACGCCCGATCGCCGCCTTCCTGGCCTCGATCTCCGTCAACACGCCGACGAAGGAGCCCTTGTGA
- a CDS encoding TetR/AcrR family transcriptional regulator has protein sequence MSDTTNRAQIVSAADRLFYQQGYEHTSFATIAEAARVSKGNFYYHFKSKDDLLDAVIAARTAERRCLLERWEAEENEPGARIRRFIEILLTNRADIESYGCPIGTLTTELAKLNHSALGEAGGLFTLFRTWLRAQFALLGHEAKADALAMHVLAFSQGVATLANAFRDEDFVRREVQQMCTWLSTYTEGAERPAGLLREPAGD, from the coding sequence GTGAGCGACACGACCAACCGGGCCCAGATCGTCTCGGCAGCCGACCGGCTGTTCTATCAGCAGGGTTACGAGCACACGTCGTTCGCGACGATCGCCGAGGCCGCTCGCGTCTCGAAGGGCAACTTCTACTACCACTTCAAGTCCAAGGACGACCTCCTGGACGCGGTGATCGCCGCCCGCACGGCGGAGCGGCGTTGCCTGCTGGAACGGTGGGAAGCCGAGGAGAACGAGCCCGGCGCGCGCATCCGCAGGTTCATCGAGATCCTGCTGACCAACCGTGCGGACATCGAGAGTTACGGCTGCCCGATCGGCACTCTGACGACCGAGCTGGCGAAGCTGAACCACTCGGCGCTCGGGGAAGCCGGCGGCCTCTTCACGCTCTTCCGCACGTGGCTGCGCGCCCAGTTCGCGCTGCTCGGGCACGAGGCGAAGGCCGACGCACTGGCGATGCACGTGCTCGCCTTCAGCCAGGGCGTCGCCACACTCGCGAACGCCTTCAGGGACGAGGACTTCGTCCGGCGGGAAGTCCAGCAGATGTGCACCTGGCTGAGCACATACACAGAAGGCGCCGAACGCCCAGCAGGCCTGCTGCGCGAACCGGCAGGGGACTGA
- a CDS encoding YciI family protein: protein MFVVLLRFSDNRSAAGQHMAGHQEWIQRGLDDGVFLLVGSIQPGLGGAVLAHSTSREELESRVNADPFVAENVVKAEIIEIAPGMADDRLKFLLA, encoded by the coding sequence ATGTTCGTGGTGCTGCTGCGCTTCTCCGACAACAGGAGCGCCGCCGGCCAGCACATGGCGGGCCATCAGGAGTGGATCCAGCGCGGCCTCGACGACGGCGTGTTCCTGCTCGTCGGCAGCATCCAGCCGGGCCTTGGCGGCGCGGTCCTGGCGCACAGCACCTCCCGGGAGGAGCTGGAGAGCCGGGTGAACGCCGACCCGTTCGTCGCAGAGAACGTCGTCAAGGCGGAGATCATCGAGATCGCCCCCGGGATGGCCGACGACCGCCTGAAGTTCCTACTGGCCTGA
- a CDS encoding DNA-3-methyladenine glycosylase I, whose product MTTPTFAPDGRPRCPWSGAAPEFLAYHDTEWGFPGAGDDRRLFEKLSLEGFQSGLSWRTILAKRDNFRAAFNGFDVHSVARFTERDVERLLQDAGIVRHRGKIEAVVNNARRVEDLLDREDSLAALVWRYEPAPEDLPEPQTVSTSPASVALSKDLRKQGWKFVGPTTVFAFMQAMGLLNDHAEECAIRPEAEQARAAFTRSGRRGSS is encoded by the coding sequence ATGACCACGCCGACCTTCGCCCCGGACGGCCGACCCCGCTGCCCGTGGAGCGGCGCCGCGCCGGAGTTCCTGGCCTACCACGACACCGAGTGGGGCTTCCCAGGCGCCGGCGACGACCGGCGCCTGTTCGAGAAGCTGAGCCTGGAGGGCTTCCAGTCCGGGCTCAGCTGGCGCACCATCCTGGCCAAGCGGGACAACTTCCGCGCCGCGTTCAACGGCTTCGACGTCCACAGCGTCGCCCGCTTCACCGAACGGGACGTCGAGCGCCTGCTCCAGGACGCGGGCATCGTGCGCCACCGGGGCAAGATCGAGGCGGTGGTCAACAACGCCCGCCGCGTCGAGGACCTGCTGGACCGCGAGGACTCGCTGGCAGCCCTCGTCTGGCGCTACGAGCCCGCCCCGGAGGACCTGCCCGAGCCGCAGACCGTGTCGACCTCGCCGGCGTCGGTCGCCCTGTCGAAGGACCTGAGGAAGCAGGGCTGGAAGTTCGTCGGGCCGACCACGGTGTTCGCCTTCATGCAGGCGATGGGACTTCTCAACGACCACGCCGAGGAGTGCGCGATCCGACCCGAGGCCGAGCAGGCGCGTGCCGCGTTCACGCGCTCTGGCCGCCGCGGTTCCTCGTAA